Proteins encoded in a region of the Mycobacterium branderi genome:
- a CDS encoding TetR/AcrR family transcriptional regulator, with translation MTSARRIGAPDAKNRGVLLDAAEQLMLEEGYAAVTSRRVAEKAGLKPQLVHYYFRTMDDLFLAAFRRRAEEGLRVHAQALRSPQPLWALWRFSIDPTATAVTMEYVALANHRKALKAEIAYYAERFREEQRDAVSNVLERYGIDAEEVPPLVWSVLITSVSRVLVMEQALGMSAGHAETVEFVERYLRRLEGEPQPSAAIAAR, from the coding sequence ATGACATCGGCGCGCAGGATCGGGGCGCCGGACGCCAAGAACCGCGGCGTACTTCTCGACGCCGCGGAGCAGTTGATGCTCGAAGAAGGCTACGCCGCAGTCACTTCACGTCGCGTTGCCGAGAAGGCGGGACTCAAGCCGCAGCTGGTGCACTACTACTTCCGCACGATGGACGACCTGTTCCTGGCTGCATTTCGCCGTCGCGCCGAGGAGGGGCTTCGCGTGCACGCGCAAGCGCTGCGATCACCGCAACCGCTTTGGGCGCTGTGGCGGTTCAGCATCGACCCGACGGCCACAGCGGTGACGATGGAATACGTTGCGCTGGCAAACCACCGCAAGGCCCTCAAGGCTGAAATCGCCTACTATGCCGAGCGATTCAGGGAGGAACAGCGCGATGCAGTGTCAAATGTACTGGAGCGCTATGGCATTGACGCGGAAGAAGTTCCGCCACTGGTGTGGTCGGTGCTGATCACCAGTGTTTCGCGGGTGCTGGTCATGGAGCAGGCGCTTGGGATGTCGGCCGGCCACGCCGAAACCGTGGAGTTCGTCGAGCGTTATCTGCGCCGTCTGGAGGGCGAGCCGCAGCCGAGCGCTGCCATAGCCGCGCGCTGA
- a CDS encoding nuclear transport factor 2 family protein has translation MRQWPRDEIERAFKDYSQTVVAIGQNWDWAHYADLFTEDAVYLEHVYGKMQGREQIRTWISSTMNTFPGSEMPFYPTEWHIIDEDRGWVIMKVLNRMKDPGDGSIHQAANLTVLHYAGDGLWRYEEDAYNPMNFLTMVHEYTKRCKALGTLSHDALTFAKNMNWQLD, from the coding sequence ATGAGACAGTGGCCGCGTGACGAAATCGAGCGCGCATTCAAGGACTACAGCCAGACTGTCGTCGCGATAGGACAGAACTGGGACTGGGCGCACTACGCCGACCTGTTCACCGAGGACGCCGTGTACCTGGAGCACGTGTACGGGAAAATGCAGGGCAGAGAACAGATCCGCACCTGGATCTCCTCGACAATGAACACATTTCCCGGCTCCGAGATGCCGTTCTACCCCACCGAGTGGCACATCATCGACGAGGACCGAGGCTGGGTCATCATGAAGGTCCTCAACCGGATGAAGGATCCCGGCGATGGCAGCATCCATCAGGCCGCGAACTTGACCGTGCTGCACTACGCCGGCGACGGGCTGTGGCGCTACGAGGAAGACGCCTACAACCCGATGAACTTCCTGACGATGGTGCACGAGTACACCAAGCGTTGCAAGGCCCTGGGCACCCTCTCCCACGACGCGCTTACCTTCGCTAAAAACATGAACTGGCAACTGGATTAG
- a CDS encoding TetR family transcriptional regulator: MPDKPVSLRDRQRAQVRDEIRLAAYRLFAEHGFDNVTTEQIAAAAGVSPSTFFRHIASKEELLLHQVRRGWEVIASLLEERPSAEPPDVALARAIEARTAAFQDDDTEQWRTAILAAPGLLEKITIAPEDKSRLVKLTAARMGTDPEKDTRPALLVHLAFAAADFGFQQWVRSSSGDHKPLLEMVSEALQAVMNPRWR; encoded by the coding sequence TTGCCTGACAAGCCTGTATCGCTCCGGGACCGCCAGCGTGCGCAGGTCCGCGACGAGATCCGGCTGGCGGCCTACCGGCTGTTCGCCGAGCACGGGTTCGACAACGTCACCACCGAGCAGATCGCCGCCGCCGCAGGCGTTTCGCCGAGCACCTTCTTCCGCCACATCGCCAGCAAGGAAGAGTTGCTGCTGCACCAGGTGCGGCGCGGGTGGGAGGTCATCGCGTCGCTGCTCGAGGAGCGCCCCAGCGCAGAGCCGCCCGACGTCGCGCTGGCCCGCGCGATCGAAGCCCGCACCGCCGCCTTCCAAGACGACGACACCGAACAATGGCGCACGGCCATCCTGGCCGCCCCCGGCCTGCTCGAGAAGATCACCATCGCCCCCGAGGACAAGAGCCGCCTGGTGAAGCTCACCGCCGCCCGCATGGGCACCGATCCCGAAAAGGACACCCGACCGGCGTTGCTCGTCCACTTAGCCTTCGCCGCAGCCGATTTCGGATTCCAGCAATGGGTGCGCTCCTCCAGTGGCGATCACAAGCCGCTTCTGGAGATGGTGTCCGAGGCGCTGCAGGCTGTGATGAATCCACGCTGGCGTTAG
- a CDS encoding glucose 1-dehydrogenase, producing MILDDFRLTHQVAIVTGAGAGIGRGTAVALAEAGADVVVAARTKSDLDDTVREIEKAGRSGLSVVTDVMVEEDLTNLVDAAVAQFGRLDILVNNAGGTAPLPAMHTSSEYFSTALHFNATAPFVLSRLAAQAMVDTGGAGSIVNISSRSGDMVMTGMIAYAAGKAALNMMTFNLAAELAPRVRVNAIGVGGTATQAMDFVMNNEPLRAQFEQNTPMRRIGTPRDIAAAVVYLASPASSWVTGVFLRVDGGTTAPAFTIPVPPLQETKPVA from the coding sequence GTGATCCTCGACGACTTCCGGCTCACCCACCAGGTCGCGATCGTCACCGGTGCCGGGGCCGGCATCGGCCGCGGCACGGCTGTGGCGCTGGCCGAGGCCGGAGCCGACGTGGTGGTGGCCGCGCGCACCAAGTCCGACCTCGACGACACCGTGCGCGAGATCGAAAAGGCCGGCCGCAGCGGGCTTTCGGTGGTCACCGACGTCATGGTCGAAGAGGACTTGACGAACCTGGTCGACGCCGCGGTGGCGCAGTTCGGCCGGCTCGACATCCTTGTCAACAACGCAGGCGGCACCGCCCCATTGCCGGCGATGCACACTTCGTCCGAATACTTCTCCACCGCACTGCACTTCAACGCCACGGCACCGTTTGTGCTGTCGAGGCTCGCCGCGCAGGCCATGGTCGACACCGGCGGAGCCGGATCCATCGTCAACATCTCGTCGCGCTCCGGCGACATGGTGATGACCGGCATGATCGCCTATGCGGCGGGGAAAGCCGCCCTGAACATGATGACGTTCAACCTGGCCGCCGAGTTGGCACCACGAGTGCGGGTCAATGCGATCGGCGTCGGCGGGACGGCCACCCAGGCGATGGACTTCGTCATGAACAACGAACCGCTGCGCGCACAGTTCGAGCAGAACACGCCCATGCGCCGCATCGGCACACCGCGCGACATCGCCGCCGCCGTGGTGTATCTGGCCTCACCGGCGTCGTCATGGGTCACCGGCGTGTTCCTGCGGGTCGACGGCGGTACCACCGCGCCGGCCTTCACGATTCCCGTGCCGCCGCTACAGGAGACCAAACCCGTTGCCTGA
- a CDS encoding NAD(P)H-dependent amine dehydrogenase family protein, which translates to MPEPNTKRLKVIQWATGGVGKAAIEAVLNHPELELAGCWVHSAEKNGRDVGEILGREPLGVVANSNKDDVLALAADCVVYAPLIPDDDEVKTILRSGKNVVTPVGWVYPDRRDARVQAIEQACLDGGVTLHGSGLHPGGITEKFPLMISALSTAITHVRAEEFSDIRTYNAPDVVHHIMGFGATPEEAAQGPMAALLEGGFKSSVWMVADYLGFRDPTFASTQEVAVAAAPIDAGYLKIEPGRVAARRFRWQALVDGEPVITAAVNWLMGEQDLDPAWTFGERGERFELEVDGDPHLEVVVKGLQPDSIAEGLRRNPGVVATANHCVHAIPQTCAAEPGIKTYLDLPMIAGRPAPKLAGAVR; encoded by the coding sequence GTGCCAGAACCAAACACCAAGAGGCTCAAGGTCATTCAGTGGGCTACCGGCGGAGTTGGCAAAGCGGCCATCGAAGCGGTGCTCAATCATCCCGAGCTGGAACTGGCCGGCTGCTGGGTACACAGCGCCGAGAAAAACGGCCGCGACGTCGGCGAGATCCTCGGCCGAGAACCGCTCGGTGTCGTCGCCAACTCCAACAAGGATGACGTGCTGGCGCTGGCCGCCGACTGCGTGGTGTATGCGCCGCTGATTCCCGACGACGACGAGGTCAAAACCATTCTGCGGTCGGGGAAAAACGTTGTGACACCGGTGGGCTGGGTGTATCCCGACCGTCGCGACGCGCGGGTGCAGGCCATCGAGCAGGCCTGCCTCGACGGCGGCGTGACCTTGCACGGCTCGGGTCTGCATCCCGGCGGCATCACCGAGAAGTTCCCGCTGATGATCTCGGCACTGTCCACGGCGATCACACATGTGCGGGCCGAGGAGTTCTCCGACATCCGCACGTACAACGCCCCGGACGTGGTGCACCACATCATGGGCTTCGGGGCCACGCCAGAGGAGGCCGCTCAGGGCCCGATGGCCGCCCTGTTGGAAGGCGGCTTCAAGTCCTCGGTGTGGATGGTGGCCGACTATCTGGGCTTTCGCGATCCGACATTCGCCTCGACGCAGGAAGTGGCGGTGGCCGCCGCGCCGATCGACGCCGGCTATCTCAAGATCGAGCCGGGCCGGGTGGCCGCGCGGCGCTTCCGCTGGCAAGCGCTCGTGGACGGAGAGCCGGTGATCACCGCCGCGGTCAACTGGCTGATGGGCGAGCAGGACCTGGACCCGGCCTGGACGTTCGGCGAGCGCGGCGAACGATTCGAACTGGAGGTCGACGGCGACCCCCACCTGGAAGTGGTTGTCAAAGGCCTGCAACCGGATTCGATCGCGGAGGGCCTGCGACGCAACCCGGGGGTGGTGGCAACCGCCAACCATTGCGTGCATGCGATCCCGCAGACGTGCGCTGCCGAGCCGGGCATCAAGACCTATCTCGATCTGCCGATGATCGCGGGGCGGCCCGCACCCAAACTCGCCGGGGCGGTGCGGTGA
- a CDS encoding enoyl-CoA hydratase/isomerase family protein: MVDLEFDDGLAVLTIDRPHARNAISLDTMDQLDKAIDAAEGARALAITGAGDRAFVSGGDLKELSAIRTEDDAAAMAWRMRSICERLAGFPAPVIAALNGHALGGGAEVAVAADIRLAADDIKIGFNQVTLEIMPAWGGAERLAALVGKSRALLLAGTGTVLDAAEAERIGLVDRVLPRSSFDDDWRMIARTLASRPAGEIKRVVGGVTADEAVQAFARLWVSDDHWRAADRVMNRGNNSRAGGAT; encoded by the coding sequence ATGGTCGACCTGGAGTTCGACGACGGCCTTGCGGTGCTCACCATCGACCGCCCGCACGCGCGCAACGCCATCTCCCTGGACACCATGGACCAGTTGGACAAGGCGATCGACGCGGCCGAGGGCGCACGTGCGCTGGCCATCACCGGCGCCGGCGACCGCGCGTTCGTCTCCGGCGGCGACCTCAAAGAGCTCAGCGCGATCAGGACCGAAGACGACGCGGCGGCAATGGCGTGGCGGATGCGGTCGATCTGCGAGCGGCTGGCCGGTTTCCCGGCGCCGGTGATCGCCGCGCTCAACGGTCACGCGCTGGGCGGGGGTGCCGAGGTGGCCGTCGCCGCCGACATCCGGCTGGCCGCCGACGACATCAAGATCGGCTTCAACCAGGTGACGCTGGAGATCATGCCGGCCTGGGGCGGCGCGGAAAGGCTGGCCGCACTCGTCGGCAAGAGCCGTGCCCTGCTGCTGGCGGGAACCGGGACGGTGCTCGACGCCGCCGAGGCGGAACGCATCGGATTGGTCGATCGGGTGTTGCCGCGGTCCAGCTTCGACGATGATTGGCGAATGATCGCGCGCACGTTGGCCAGCCGCCCGGCCGGTGAGATCAAGCGTGTGGTGGGCGGCGTTACGGCTGACGAAGCGGTGCAGGCTTTCGCGCGGCTGTGGGTGAGCGACGACCACTGGCGGGCCGCCGATCGAGTGATGAACCGCGGCAACAACTCCCGTGCAGGAGGTGCGACGTGA
- a CDS encoding amidohydrolase family protein — protein MGQLSHREDVPFPIFDADNHLYEPPEALTKFLPKEYKDFVQYVQINGRTKIALRGVISNYIPNPTFEVVARPGAWEEYFKYGNPDGKSKRELFGEPMRAIPAFFEPGPRLEKMNELGLDRTLMFPTLASLIEERLRDDPVAIHVLIHALNQWLDEVWGFNYQNRIFTTPVITLPIVEKAIEELEWVVKRGARAILVRPAPVPGFRGPRSFALPEFDPFWERVVEHDVLVGMHSSDSGYSRYTSEWDGADQEMLPFQTNAMSILNEWRPIQDSVASWVIHGALYRHPKLKVAIVEAGSKWMTPLLDGLAEVFRKAPEAFPSDPVEMVKNRIHVSPFFEDGIDDLVNLVGVDQVLYGSDWPHPEGLAEPTYYVNALSHLPVEDQAKIMGGNLGRLVTT, from the coding sequence ATGGGGCAGTTGTCGCACCGGGAAGACGTCCCGTTTCCGATCTTTGACGCGGACAACCATCTCTACGAGCCGCCGGAGGCGCTGACCAAGTTCCTGCCCAAGGAGTACAAGGACTTCGTCCAGTACGTCCAGATCAACGGGCGCACCAAGATCGCGCTGCGCGGCGTGATCAGCAACTACATCCCCAACCCGACCTTCGAGGTGGTCGCGCGGCCGGGCGCCTGGGAGGAGTACTTCAAGTACGGCAACCCGGACGGCAAGAGCAAGCGCGAGCTGTTCGGCGAGCCGATGCGCGCGATCCCCGCGTTCTTCGAGCCCGGCCCGCGCCTGGAGAAGATGAACGAGCTGGGCCTGGACCGCACCCTGATGTTCCCGACGCTGGCCAGCTTGATCGAGGAGCGGCTGCGCGACGACCCGGTCGCGATCCACGTCCTGATCCACGCGCTGAACCAGTGGCTCGACGAGGTGTGGGGCTTCAACTACCAGAACCGCATCTTCACCACCCCGGTCATCACCCTGCCGATCGTCGAGAAGGCGATCGAGGAACTGGAGTGGGTGGTCAAGCGTGGTGCCCGCGCGATCCTGGTCCGGCCGGCGCCGGTGCCCGGTTTCCGTGGCCCCCGGTCGTTCGCGCTGCCCGAGTTCGACCCGTTCTGGGAGCGCGTCGTCGAGCACGACGTGCTGGTCGGGATGCACTCGTCCGACAGTGGCTACTCCCGCTACACCTCCGAATGGGACGGCGCCGACCAGGAGATGCTGCCGTTCCAGACCAACGCGATGAGCATTCTCAACGAGTGGCGGCCGATCCAGGACTCGGTCGCGTCGTGGGTGATCCACGGCGCGCTGTACCGCCATCCCAAGCTGAAGGTCGCGATCGTCGAGGCCGGCTCGAAGTGGATGACCCCGCTGCTGGACGGCCTGGCCGAGGTGTTCCGCAAGGCGCCGGAGGCTTTCCCGAGCGACCCCGTCGAGATGGTCAAGAACCGCATTCACGTCAGCCCGTTCTTCGAGGACGGCATCGACGATCTGGTCAACCTCGTCGGCGTGGACCAGGTGTTGTACGGCTCGGACTGGCCGCACCCCGAAGGGCTGGCGGAGCCGACCTACTACGTCAACGCGCTGTCACACCTGCCTGTCGAGGATCAGGCAAAGATCATGGGCGGCAACCTCGGTCGACTCGTTACGACATGA